A portion of the Physeter macrocephalus isolate SW-GA chromosome 15, ASM283717v5, whole genome shotgun sequence genome contains these proteins:
- the UTP23 gene encoding rRNA-processing protein UTP23 homolog — MKITRQKHAKKHLGFFRNNFGVREPYQILLDGTFCQAALRGRIQLREQLPRYLMAETQLCTTRCVLKELETLGKDLYGAKLIAQKCQVRNCPHFKNSVSGSECLLSMVEDGNPHHYFVATQDQNLSMKVKKKPGIPLMFIIQNTIVLDKPSPKTIAFAKAVESGQLVSGQEKQSIKQLKEEQGLVKDPEQRRKKKRKKINGPNPLSCLKKKKKTQDTNSSASEKKRKRKRIRNRSTSKVLSEKQNAEG; from the exons ATGAAGATCACGAGGCAGAAACACGCCAAGAAGCATCTTGGCTTCTTCCGCAACAATTTTGGGGTCCGCGAGCCGTACCAGATCCTGCTGGACGGCACCTTCTGTCAGGCGGCTTTGCGGGGCCGCATCCAGCTGCGGGAGCAGCTGCCCCGCTACCTCATGGCGGAGACTCAGCTGTGCACCACCAG gtgtgtGTTAAAAGAGTTGGAAACATTGGGAAAGGACTTATATGGGGCAAAGCTGATTGCACAAAAATGCCAGGTTCGAAACTGTCCCCATTTCAAGAATTCAGTGAGTGGATCAGAATGTCTGCTTTCCATGGTTGAAGATGGGAATCCTCACCATTATTTTGTGGCAACACAG GATCAGAATTTGTCtatgaaagtaaagaaaaagccCGGAATTCCTCTCATGTTCATTATTCAGAACACTATAGTCTTGGACAAACCTTCTCCAAAAACAATTGCATTTGCTAAAGCAGTAGAGTCCGGTCAGCTTGTCTCAGGGCAAGAGAAACAAAGTATCAAGCAGCTCAAAGAGGAACAGGGTTTAGTaaaagaccctgaacagagaagaaaaaaaaagcgcAAGAAAATAAATGGCCCTAATCCTCTTAGctgtttgaagaaaaagaaaaaaacacaggatACAAACTCATCTGcctctgaaaagaaaagaaaaagaaaaagaatccgaAATAGATCTACCTCAAAAGTACTTTCTGAAAAGCAGAATGCAGAAGGATAA